The nucleotide window GACCCTGGCTTGCTTAGCTTACAAAGCTAGCTTACTAACGCGAAGGCCTTTAGGGGCTTGCTTAGTACTTGTGCTAAGGAGCAAGTCTCAGCTTCACGCATGACTAACATACCAAAAGGCTTAAACTAGAAGAGAAGGTACGAAGTCACTCTGCGCATAGCTATGAGGTACCAGAACGGAGGTCGGAAAAAGGCATAAACTTTAACTAGCAGAAAGAGTACATCCATGTACGTAGTCACTCATATAGCTATATGAGGAGTGAGGATAGGATCTCCTGCCTGTCTGCAGGCCCGGATACAAGATCCAACATCACATACACTCTTTATTGACTAGAAAGGGGAAGCGCTATGAATCAGTACGTGAACGATGCCCCCGTAGCCTTCTCCTATGGGTCATTCCAGGTATTCTGGTTAAGTAAGTTAAGTCGAAAACGCGTTCTCGATGGAGCAACTTGCTCATTTCATCGATTTCCCACTCCTAAGGGAGGCCGGCTAAACGAAAGAAAAAGAACCTCCTAACCTACAGAAGAGTCCAGTCTATCAAAAAAGATTCCatatattacattttttttctcaCGTCTTCTATTAGAATCTTTGCGTTCAATCACAGATCCTGGCATAAGATCCCATTCCCGCAAAAAGGCAGGATGAGAACCCAGGTCCTAGGtgatgcaggtggaaactgtctctcaacaaatttccttcggcaagtgtaccgaatttgtcgtcaagtaaaaactcacaatagagtgaggtcgaatcccacagggattgattgatcaagcaactttaattagaagaatgttctagttgagtgaattcagaatttgggttgagatttgcagaaaataaaatggctggaatgtaaataacagaaaaagtaaatgcaagaattaaagggctaaaagtaaatgactgaaagtaaattgcagaattgtaaatgggaatggggtgtttgttcatgaaagtaaatgcaaaaattaaagagaatgggtgagatcagaattggggagttcattgggcgcaggagatgttgcaattcttcggatcaagttcattttcatctcttttcCTCAAttaatgcactcattgatctctttggcaatcttaattgattgaattacaatttcttgcaattcaatctctcaaatcttgatcaatagccaattccttggtcaattgctcatgagaagagatgaagtgtggtcactgattataccacatgcatttcccaaatcaagtattgagaggattatagtcacatatccatccaaacccaatttggtccagcatgagaaagcatttctagcttgatctcttcattcctctttcaaggctcAGCTCCCTTTCGGGTTGATTGGCCTCAACTAGCTGCCCATGGGTGAAAAAAGCCATTAGGGCGGTTGTTTTGATTGTCTTAGATGCCCCGATAACGTACTTGGCCTCCTAACTACTTTATAATAAGTAATAAGGAAAGGCCAATCCCCTATCCAATTTCGGGGGACGAGGAACTtctattctttttcatttcGAATGCAGCGGACAGTCAGGAGGTACACTAGCTGGCAGGATTGCTTTTGAATCGAAAGAcgttaaacaacaacaacaagcacTCAAGCTacaagagaagaggaagagcTACAACTGCTACAACCGAAATGCCGATACACTAAAAGGATTAAGGCATCAGAGAAAAAGAATGATTTGACTCCTCAATTACCAAGTGTGGGTAAGGTCGCCAGGAAAGACCCTCTTTTTTGGGAGATTGTGTAAGCATATGATCTTCAATCCTTACTTGGAAGGAAGACTTCTCTAGTTTTGAACCTATAGAATTAAGCTAGCTATCACTCTTTTCTGCTGCCAATGGATCGAGATGATACCCGACACCAGCATTTAGTTTAGATGAATACTTGAAAAGATGCCCTGAAATCGCACGGTTAGGGCTGCGAACCGACGCTCAGACTCCTTTGATTAGTCGGACTTCTCGCTAAATCTTATGCAAGAAACCCTAGTGTTTTAGAAAACTCTTTCCGCTAGTGGTCTCTCACTTTCATTCCGGATTGAACCACTCGTCGCTCACTCTTCTTTTCAATCCTTTAGGACTTTAAGATATGTcctgaaaaaatcatattttttcccttttctaaGAATCGTCATGATCTAAGACCCCCTTGACTGACTTAACATGCATTCTAGCAGCTTCTGAAATGAAAACCCGATCCATGGAAccatcttttcttttcaaagaaaGAGCTTGTTGAACCCGTCCTCAGACAGACCACTGGCACCCAATCTCTTTACTAGATTGGACCACGGGTCGTCACTCCTACATCCAAGATGTGGCACATCCCCCCGCGAGAAGGAGGGGAGGTGGTTATTAGGATAACCCAATTTTGGTTCTGGATCAAGGTTTTCCAATGGGTGCTGCCCTTGTCATACTGATCTGGAAAGAGACGTCATCACCGACGAGAAAGTTGCGACCGAGTACCGCCAGGCGCTTAGTGATCTAGGAGTGGATATTTCACTACCCAAATCCCTGATCTCTAAGACTGGTGGTGCTGAGTTTGCGAAGCGCTTCCGATGTCATCATACGAGAAAGGATTTATCTCCAATCTCCATGAGAAACATGACTAACACCCACCATCCACATGGGCTCTACGCCGTTCTGAACCTTTATAAGGTAAAACGGTTTAGTACCTTCTGTCGATTGGCGGGTGCTGGTTACTGGACGCTTTCGCGCTTAAATAAAACTCTGTCGCCTAAGTACCAGCGACTTAAAGCGATATGGGATAAACGCAACTTACCTTTTGAACTATGGCTTGGGCGGCTTAGACCACTCAATCCTTATCTACGTGGGCATCTTATTGATTACCTACGTAAGGCTTTTAAGCCTACAGATCTCAAGCTGTGCCCTCCCGagttatataatgatgattgtcGAGAGTTGCTCGCTGAGATTACTGTGGTTAAGGGTTGGGTACGTCAGTGGCTCAAGTACGTTCAATGGTACCATACGATCGCACTTGACCCTGAAGTTTCAGTCGAAGCCTTCTTTAAAGCGCCCGTCGTAACTAGTAGTTGGAAAGCTACTAGGGAGGATCCACAGTTAGTTAGATTTGGTTTAATGTGGAAACTCTACGATGAGGTTGCTAAGAGGTCCCTGAACTACAGCCCACCTGCCTTAGTTCGGGTAGGGGGCCTATCCTCCTGTGAGGTGTCTCTGGTACTGAGTACCTTTTGTATGCTTCTGGGCTTAACCGGCCTAGAGCAGGGAGAGGAAGCATTCACATTAATTGTGATTGTAGACTTTCCCGAGCCATCGGTCATAAGACTTTGGGCATCCAGGATTGTCAAGAGGAAGTATGATATTCTCGTTGAATTAAGACGGAAGGTCGATACTGcgcaaaaaaaatcaaagaggaATCGAACCTCTTCctgtttttttttgtaaaaaaactTGAATCCATTTGATTTCCCTCCCCCCTTCCCCCGTTATTTTAGCTGCAACGGCCTAAATTGAGTACAatgcttccttcttttcttcgaTTGAATGAAGTCCCCCTGCAGTGGAATCATGAATTTGACTCGAACCAATATCTCTGACTTTCCCTTTAGTCGATCATGATGGGAAGACCCCGCTGCCCAGGATCTCGGGACCCCTCCCCCCTTTCTAATGAGGGGAAATTTCGCGTTTTCTACTGActctataatatatattttttattttagcccCTCCTGAAAAGCATCCTTTCTTGCAAATTCCTGATGGTTTCCCAGTCCCGTTGGCGAAGTTTGTCGCGTATAATGAGGAGATTCTCCAAAGAATCTTCCCCAGTTTTTGTCCGCGGGTTGCCGAGGGCCCACGCCCCCCGGTTCAACCAATCACCAGTTGGATCATGAGCAGACATTTCCATGGCGATATCTGCTTTGACCTCAAACAGGTCTTCGGCATCAAGATGAGCAATACGGAGTTCTTCTGCGGAGGCAAAGGGATTTTCCTCCAAAAGCCGCGTCCGGATCGACAGAACCGAGTCCCCCCCAATGACCTCCGCCTCGTTATACGGAAAGTGGGCCACATGAGATGGACCGGCTTCCGCTTCCCCGGAAGCTACAGGATTAGCGGGAGGCACTGCTTGTTCTGCTGGGATAGGCGTTACTGATGTGCTACTCCCGGGGGAGTTCGCAGCATGCTCAAAATGCGTCCACACGCCCGAGGGCGAAGAGACGCCCGACGGTTCCTGCGAGGTGCTCCCCAGTAACGACGTCCAGCCGGTACTGGACGACCCATTTACGGAGGGGGAGGACGCACACAAAGCACTCAATGGCGAGAGGGCCCCGCCCATGGAGTATAACAGAGCTAATGATGGTATAGCAATGAACATCGGGATGATACTAGGAAATTTGGATACCCGAGAACCATAATCTTTACTAGGAACAGCTTCTACGACGATAGGCGTAAAGGCATGATTAGTTCCACAAATCTCACTGCACTGACCATAGTAAACCCCTTCTCGTTGTACCGAAATAGAGATCTGATTTAAACGACCAGGTACAGCATCACATTTGACACCTAAGGAAGGTACAGCCCAACTATGAGGTACATCAGCAGGTGTTACAATAATACGTAGATGAGTTTTGGCTGGTACAACCACTCTATTGTCCGCTTCTAATAAACTTGATTGACCCAATTCTAGATCATCTTCTGGAATCGTATAACTGTCAAAAGTGAGTGACTGTTCATCGGAACTGTTATAGTCTGAATACTCATAAGTCCGATACCATTGATGTCCAATAGCTTTGATAGTAATGGCTGGATCTACTACTACCTCGTCCATTGAGTATAACAGAGCAAATGATGGTATAGCAATGAACATCGGGATGATACTAGGAAATATGGTCCGAAGAATCTCGATAGTAGTTCCATGAACAATCCTTTGCGGGATTGGGTTTTTTTGATAGTGGAAATGCCATAAAGCGCGAACCAAGATCCGTGATACGAAAACCAAAATCAGAATGAGGAAGAAAAAGATATCGTGATGTAAATCGATTATTCCTTGCATCATAGGACTTGCTGCGTCTTGAAATCCTAATTGCCATGGCTCCGCTGCATCACAAAAAGCTGCTTTATTGGGTAATATACCCGATAGATCCAGGGCATCCTTATAGGCTTCACCTTCTATTCCGTTTTTGTTCAAATCATCTAACAGGTGCTCCAGAAAAGGGATATTGTTGCTTTCGCCATGTAAAGCTTCGGCCGCACTCAGAACGTCTTGGTCACTCTTGTTAGTCATCAACTCTCCCAATTTATCGTGTATATCAGATTGAAGCTCTACTATACGTTCACTGTCCGGGTTAAGACCCGGATGATCCTCATCAATACCATGAGTCTCGTAATTATAATTAGAAGGAGCCGGCTGCTCCACCTCAACATCACTTGCTATGGAAGGTAATGAGGGGACAGATGGAACCGAGTCGGCTGGTAAGGGTGGCAGGTCAGAAGGGACCGATGGAAAATCATTCCACATAGAAGCTGTATCACTCGAAGTTGAGTTAAGACTCTTCTCATCAAATAAAGAGATGCGTCGAACGTTGTTAAACATAGTGATTGATCCAAAATAATTCCCTCCAGACAGACTGAACTCTGAACTCCGTCAAGCCTGTAGGAGTAGTGAAGAACTCTTGTGAAATGTGCTTGGTTGTTGACCAAAGAAAAGCATGGGAGTAGAAAGGCGGTCGAGTTaagtaaagactcaaaacaaTGAAATCCTGGAACACTATCTATATCTCTTTTTCCTCAAAGACAGAGCATTTTCGATCTTAGGCGAACGAGGGTTACCGGCTCTACGACCTCGCAAGGCGCTACTGTAGTGCTCTTTGGGCCTGCCGCTTTCTCAATCGAAAATGAAAACTGTCAAGATTAGCCTACTGAAGGATTCTTTCTATCACCTTACGTAATTTCTGGATGGATTTTCTGCCATCACCTACGCAATTTCAAAGTTGCATTTTGAATGAGAAAAGACACAGAATAAAGGCAATAAAGGCTGCAGATGGAGGGAGGGAAGGATTCATAGATGGCATCGAATCAGCCAGAGCCAGCTGTTAGCCTTACTGCATTCGCTGAAATAAGACTTTCATTGATACTTGAACATCAGACTGACCTAAAGAGAGAACTCGTACCATGATTAGCAGACGCTTCTCAACTCTATCGATTTCAAGCAGACGAGTTGAACATTTCCTTACCTTGCAAAGCAATAGCGCTAGCCAGGTCAAAAGCCCATTTTCCAGGATTCTGTGGGCAGTTTCCGCTTCCCTTATATATTCTTAGCCAACGCTTATCTCATCCCTACGCATCTCACATTCCTCAGAACTCTTTTCTTAGGATTCACAGGTCTTGCTTGATTTCCCTTCTCCCGTATTATTGGTGCGGCgggtaataataataaccatgTCCCTTCTTCCCCTCGTAAGGGGCCCCCTCCTCCTCTCACTCGCTGACCGAACAAAGAGTTCGTTGTCGGGCGATCCCGTTGATGAGGTTGCTTGCGTCGGTGAATTGACTTCGAGGAAAGCAATAGTTGCCGTGTACGAATTGGGTGAAACAGCTTTTCATGTAAATGAGAAGGGCTATGTTTCGGTTTCTCCGGGGTGAAACGACTGTGAAAGAGGGGCTTTAGCCTATCTATATAGTATACTGTAGTGGAGGCCCCGGTAAAGGCCAAACCAAACAATCTCCACGGGCGCTAATAGCTAAAGAAGGAGCCCTTGCCCCGGTATTGAGAAGGAAAGCAACCGAGTCGATGGCGAGAACCCCGAACTATGGCTTTGTACACCCTTGCCTTTTTTCCAGGTAAGCTTTATTATTCCCTTACCTACACACTACTAGGGTCACTTCCCCGAACCACGGAATTTTTTCCCCTTGCCTTAATCGCTTTCCCGCCGTTCTTGCTTATGTGTTCCCGTACCTTTCATGATAATGAAGGTTTTTCCCCGTACTGGTTCGAAAAAAAGTCGACTGGATAGAGTCGAAGACGGGACTAAGCTCCATGGCGATGGGAAGAAAGATTGAATTGCCAGTTCGAAGCCCACTGCTTTAGGTAAAGTAGTTACGTGCTTTGCAGCTATTGAATTGGCCTTGTTTTCATTCATCTCGCCTAGTGCGAAAACAATGAAAGCGCATTTTACCCGGattcaaatcaatcaaaatcaGTCGAACATAGCTGCATTCGTTCGATCTTTTCAAAGAACAAGGTCTCAAACAACAGAATGCAAATGCAAAATAACAGGAGCGGCACATCTTCGATTCTTCCATCGTTCGTTAGCTACATTTATTCAACTACTCAATTCAATGGTACAAACAACAGGAGATCCGTTCTCTTATTTCCGCCTCATTTGAATATCATACTTCAAAAAATGTTCTAGACTAAACAAATGTTCATGACATGTTCTAGTTAATGAAATGTTTTCATGTTACAGAAGATCCAAAATTCTTCATTGATCCCAGCGACCTCGATTCTATACTTCATGTATATCTAGAACGAGTAGAATTGAATCACACCGCTCTAGTGCTTCTATCGAAGAGGCCCACGCTTCTTGTCTGTAAGTACAAGAGTCTTCTTCCTCCCGATAGCGGGGCTTCAAAGCGTGACGCTCGTGCTTCTTTCTAGGAAGCTAGCTAGCGGACTCATTCAAGACCCCCATCTATTGGGGCACAGTCACCCAAACTGACCAGAACTCAGACTTGGATTTATGGACAGCAGACAGCCATTGATCAGCAGGTGGAATGGGGACCTTAACCATCCTAGGTTTCTCTGGAAAGTTAGGCATCTTCCCAAACATTGCCAGCGGATTTGGTGTAGGTCTTCCGCTCTTGAAGTTCCGAAGCTGCAAAAAAGTTCTCCTATGCTGCCCCCCAAGTGACAGAACTGGCTGCTTGGGGACCAACCTCTGAGCAGCATCCTTTATGGCAGAACCCAACTGGATGGCTCCAGAATCAAATAATTCTGCATGGAGGAGATTCGAACAGCTCTCACACATCCTATGCCTGAAGGTTTTCAACCAGTCTAGTCATTCCAGGAGGACTCTGCAATACCTGCTTGTATGTCATCCCAGTCTCACTTGCCCTCGAGGACTCAGAACCACTTTTCATCATCCCTTCAGTAGCATTCCATTGGTCAACTGACATAGCTTGCGTCCCTTTTCTTTCAGGAATGAAAAAATCCTAAAGTCCCATGGCAGAAGTCTGCTCTCGAGTAAGAGAAAGAGTGCCACGAAAACCCAACTATCTCATTCCTACCTTTTTCGAAGGTTTAGATCCATATCTTACATCAAGCTAGGCTATCAAAGTAGTCCCTCTTCTTCTTGGCTTTCTATCATGCCCTATCTTGCCATCCTTATTCCGGTGAGCTTTCCTATTGTCTCTCATTCGTAGCTTACCTTCCTTTCGATCTTTATCCCTTTCGTTCTCattccctctcctttcttttaaGTCGGAGAAGAAGAGGTAGCGGTTCGTGCTTGAGTTGAATCACTTGACTTTGGTCCTATCTTTCTATTAAGTCGTAGATCCGGAAGAAATGACATTTTTGTACCTTACCACTGCTGTATAAAGTCTTGAAAACTGGCTCACATGGAAGCCCGAAAAAGGTAAGGGTCAATGCTACTGTAGGGAATGAGGGTTAACCCCCTAAATCCAAGTCGGGGGGACTTCCTCAAAGATCAAAGACAGGATTGGGAAGACCGGACGTTAAGAGAGAACAAGGGATAAGAACTAGCGTCCGGAGATAACAATAGAGGCCTTCAAACTTACACGATGTTGGGGGATAAAAGATAGAGGATAAGACTTCTAACGATCCTTTTAAGATACATAGATTATCCTACATGCCCATAGCTATAGCTACAGGAGCTAATAGAAAGAGAGGGATACGAGCCTCTTTTCCAAGCGAGCCATGGGAGTCTACGTTTGCGTGGGGCCGGGTACCACACATATGTGGTGAAAGCCGACTTGCCTTTTCATCTAATTCGTCACTGATATAAGCACGTGCTAATATCGTTCTGCCCTTCGGGGACCACCCCTCTTCCTTTCTTGTTTTGGTTAGGTTGACCAGAAGTTTTTCTGCCAACTTCTTACCAACAAGGAAAAATGATACAAAAGCATCCCGTCTAAAGATTGGATGACCTTAGTACGGTTGAATTACGCATCAAGGCGCGTCAGCCTTAACGCCCTAACTAACTAGAAATATCTTATGAGAAGAAAGGGCTTTCTTTCTATAttggtaaaatttatttatgccCGAAGAATTTGTAGGGTTATCGCCCGATAATGTTAAATTGATTCAAAATAAGGTAAAGACTGGTAAGTATACTCTGTCTCCATT belongs to Arachis duranensis cultivar V14167 unplaced genomic scaffold, aradu.V14167.gnm2.J7QH unplaced_Scaffold_71107, whole genome shotgun sequence and includes:
- the LOC107472384 gene encoding uncharacterized protein LOC107472384, translated to MFNNVRRISLFDEKSLNSTSSDTASMWNDFPSVPSDLPPLPADSVPSVPSLPSIASDVEVEQPAPSNYNYETHGIDEDHPGLNPDSERIVELQSDIHDKLGELMTNKSDQDVLSAAEALHGESNNIPFLEHLLDDLNKNGIEGEAYKDALDLSGILPNKAAFCDAAEPWQLGFQDAASPMMQGIIDLHHDIFFFLILILVFVSRILVRALWHFHYQKNPIPQRIVHGTTIEILRTIFPSIIPMFIAIPSFALLYSMDEVVVDPAITIKAIGHQWYRTYEYSDYNSSDEQSLTFDSYTIPEDDLELGQSSLLEADNRVVVPAKTHLRIIVTPADVPHSWAVPSLGVKCDAVPGRLNQISISVQREGVYYGQCSEICGTNHAFTPIVVEAVPSKDYGSRVSKFPSIIPMFIAIPSLALLYSMGGALSPLSALCASSPSVNGSSSTGWTSLLGSTSQEPSGVSSPSGVWTHFEHAANSPGSSTSVTPIPAEQAVPPANPVASGEAEAGPSHVAHFPYNEAEVIGGDSVLSIRTRLLEENPFASAEELRIAHLDAEDLFEVKADIAMEMSAHDPTGDWLNRGAWALGNPRTKTGEDSLENLLIIRDKLRQRDWETIRNLQERMLFRRG